Proteins from one Oryza sativa Japonica Group chromosome 12, ASM3414082v1 genomic window:
- the LOC4352815 gene encoding methyl-CpG-binding domain-containing protein 11 isoform X2, translating into MATAGDEQQQQAAAAQTAEVTEAAAKEVVSVEMPAPEGWTKKRGGRFEIVFVSPTGEEIKNKRQLSQYLKAHPGGPASSEFDWGTGDTPRRSARISEKVKAFDSPEGEKIPKRSRNSSGRKGKQEKKEATENEEAKDAEADKEAPSEDAPKETDVETKPAEEAKEAPSEDAPKDTDVEMKTAEDASKTADADTPAPAPAGTEKEDAKPAESEAAPPAPSEGGEKKEDAKPAEPEAAAAPPSNPTEPSAPKAAAAAPVENSADKGPHQDSQPPSAAAPAKESSPVNNGQLPAGASAVKCT; encoded by the exons ATGGccacggccggcgacgagcagcagcagcaggcggcggcggcgcagacggcggaggtgacggaggcggcggcgaaggaggtggTGTCCGTGGAGATGCCGGCGCCGGAGGGGTGGACGAAGAAG AGAGGGGGGAGATTTGAGATTGTTTTTGTTTCACCAACTGGAGAAGAGATTAAGAACAAGAGACAGCTGAGCCAGTATCTGAAGGCACACCCTGGAGGCCCTGCATCCTCAGAGTTTGATTGGGGAACTG GTGATACTCCAAGGCGCTCTGCTCGCATTAGCGAGAAAGTTAAGGCTTTCGATAGCCCAGAAGGGGAGAAGATCCCGAAACGTTCTAGGAACTCATCTGGCAGAAAGGGCAAGCAGGAGAAAAAGGAGGCCACCGAAAATGAAGAAGCGAAAGACGCTGAAGCTGACAAGGAGGCCCCTAGCGAAGATGCTCCAAAGGAGACTGATGTAGAGACAAAGCCTGCTGAAGAGGCGAAGGAGGCCCCTAGCGAAGATGCTCCAAAAGACACCGATGTGGAGATGAAAACTGCTGAAGATGCCAGCAAGACCGCAGACGCCGACACTCCTGCTCCAGCACCAGCCGGAACCGAGAAGGAAGATGCAAAACCGGCTGAATCTGAGGCTGCTCCTCCAGCACCATcggaaggaggagagaagaaagaggatgCAAAGCCAGCTGAACCTGAAGCAGCAGCTGCTCCACCAAGCAACCCAACTGAGCCTTCCGCACccaaagctgctgctgctgctccagtAGAGAACTCCGCGGACAAAGGCCCTCACCAGGACAGCCagccgccttccgccgccgcccccgccaagGAGTCATCCCCTGTCAACAACGGGCAGCTGCCGGCTGGTGCCTCTGCCGTGAAGTGcacctga
- the LOC4352815 gene encoding methyl-CpG-binding domain-containing protein 11 isoform X1, which produces MATAGDEQQQQAAAAQTAEVTEAAAKEVVSVEMPAPEGWTKKFTPQRGGRFEIVFVSPTGEEIKNKRQLSQYLKAHPGGPASSEFDWGTGDTPRRSARISEKVKAFDSPEGEKIPKRSRNSSGRKGKQEKKEATENEEAKDAEADKEAPSEDAPKETDVETKPAEEAKEAPSEDAPKDTDVEMKTAEDASKTADADTPAPAPAGTEKEDAKPAESEAAPPAPSEGGEKKEDAKPAEPEAAAAPPSNPTEPSAPKAAAAAPVENSADKGPHQDSQPPSAAAPAKESSPVNNGQLPAGASAVKCT; this is translated from the exons ATGGccacggccggcgacgagcagcagcagcaggcggcggcggcgcagacggcggaggtgacggaggcggcggcgaaggaggtggTGTCCGTGGAGATGCCGGCGCCGGAGGGGTGGACGAAGAAG TTTACTCCCCAGAGAGGGGGGAGATTTGAGATTGTTTTTGTTTCACCAACTGGAGAAGAGATTAAGAACAAGAGACAGCTGAGCCAGTATCTGAAGGCACACCCTGGAGGCCCTGCATCCTCAGAGTTTGATTGGGGAACTG GTGATACTCCAAGGCGCTCTGCTCGCATTAGCGAGAAAGTTAAGGCTTTCGATAGCCCAGAAGGGGAGAAGATCCCGAAACGTTCTAGGAACTCATCTGGCAGAAAGGGCAAGCAGGAGAAAAAGGAGGCCACCGAAAATGAAGAAGCGAAAGACGCTGAAGCTGACAAGGAGGCCCCTAGCGAAGATGCTCCAAAGGAGACTGATGTAGAGACAAAGCCTGCTGAAGAGGCGAAGGAGGCCCCTAGCGAAGATGCTCCAAAAGACACCGATGTGGAGATGAAAACTGCTGAAGATGCCAGCAAGACCGCAGACGCCGACACTCCTGCTCCAGCACCAGCCGGAACCGAGAAGGAAGATGCAAAACCGGCTGAATCTGAGGCTGCTCCTCCAGCACCATcggaaggaggagagaagaaagaggatgCAAAGCCAGCTGAACCTGAAGCAGCAGCTGCTCCACCAAGCAACCCAACTGAGCCTTCCGCACccaaagctgctgctgctgctccagtAGAGAACTCCGCGGACAAAGGCCCTCACCAGGACAGCCagccgccttccgccgccgcccccgccaagGAGTCATCCCCTGTCAACAACGGGCAGCTGCCGGCTGGTGCCTCTGCCGTGAAGTGcacctga
- the LOC107279782 gene encoding RING-H2 finger protein ATL70-like, translated as MVEAAAGGLDEAAIKALPKVVYGTAAAAESSCAVCLGEYGGGDELRVLSWCAHSFHRHCVDPWLRLNPTCPVCRTSLADQPTQS; from the coding sequence atggtggaggcggcggccggtgggctCGACGAGGCGGCGATCAAGGCGCTGCCCAAGGTGGTGtatggcacggcggcggcggcggagagcagcTGCGCGGTGTGCCTCGGCgagtacggcggcggcgacgagctccgggtGCTCTCCTGGTGCGCGCACTCCTTCCACCGCCACTGCGTCGACCCGTGGCTGCGCCTCAACCCGACGTGCCCCGTCTGCCGCACCTCGCTCGCCGACCAGCCCACACAATCAtga